The proteins below come from a single Cottoperca gobio chromosome 11, fCotGob3.1, whole genome shotgun sequence genomic window:
- the elmo1 gene encoding engulfment and cell motility protein 1 isoform X3, translating to MQVVREQIMRALTLKPNSLDQFKSRLQSLSYTEILKIRQSERMNQEDFQSRPILELREKIQPEIMELIKQQRLNRLCDGTCFRKISSRRRQDKFWYCRLSPNHKVLHYGDLEESPQGEVPHDSLQDKLPVADIKAVITGKDCPHMKEKGALKQNKEVLELAFSVLYESDEYLNFIAPDKHEYCVWTDGLNALLGKEMTSDYTKSDMDTLLSMEMKLRLLDLENIQIPEAPPPIPKEPSNYDFVYDCN from the exons ATGCAGGTGGTGCGGGAGCAGATCATGCGAGCGCTGACTCTCAAGCCTAATTCCCTGGACCAGTTCAAGAGTCGCCTGCAGAGCCTGAGCTACACAGAGATCCTGAAGATACGCCAGTCCGAAAGGATGAATCAGGAAGACTTCCAGTCCCGCCCCATCCT GGAACTGAGGGAGAAGATCCAGCCCGAGATCATGGAGTTGATCAAACAGCAGAGGCTCAACAGGTTGTGTGACGGAACCTGCTTCAGGAAAATCAGTAGTCGCAGGAGGCAAG ATAAGTTTTGGTATTGCCGTCTGTCTCCGAACCATAAAGTCCTGCACTATGGAGATTTGGAAGAGAGCCCTCAGGGTGAAGTGCCCCACGACTCTTTACAGGACAAAT TGCCTGTGGCTGATATCAAAGCTGTTATCACCGGAAAAGACTGTCCTCACATGAAGGAGAAGGGAGCCCTGAAGCaaaacaag GAGGTGTTAGAGCTGGCCTTCTCTGTCCTCTATGAGTCGGACGAGTATTTAAACTTTATTGCTCCTGACAAGCATGAG TACTGCGTGTGGACAGACGGTCTAAACGCCCTCCTGGGTAAGGAGATGACCAGCGACTACACCAAATCTGACATGGACACCTTGCTCTCCATGGAGATGAAGCTCCGCCTCTTGGATCTAGAGAACATCCAGATTCCAGAGGCCCCGCCCCCGATTCCCAAAGAACCTAGCAACTATGACTTTGTTTACGACTGTAACTAG